One region of Scomber scombrus chromosome 10, fScoSco1.1, whole genome shotgun sequence genomic DNA includes:
- the htr6 gene encoding 5-hydroxytryptamine receptor 6 produces the protein MADSHLSGYVGSYNSSSPTTSAWNITGSGPWLLAFMLTVIILMTVCGNMLLIALVFAHRSLRCTSNCFLVSLFLSDLMVALVVMPPAMLNVLCGAWVLWPAFCPVWLCFDVMCCSASILNLCVISLDRYLFIISPLRYKQRMTPPRALLLVGAAWGLAALASFLPIEMNWHSLGLGSGHSSVPGVSSSNISSYSDTLYPASYFQLSPSGGLSFQCRLRVTLPFALVASVLTFFLPSSAICFTYCRILLAAHRQAKRVAALSHPPHPHPSLGEPSRPPSTGGAAGQAHQDGDDCSHQEPPVSQNVPPSVNSERRLAHRQGRRALKASLTLGVLLGLFFSAWLPFFITNMAQAVCECVPPALFDAITWLGYCNSTMNPIIYPLFMRDFKQAFGKLLPCCSSRSPRRPSPALSLSLRNSGDPNLSSDPTSPLASDPTHPPATATDAVNLLDAEHAGIELPLLLPNQVDTLD, from the exons ATGGCTGATTCTCACTTGTCTGGCTACGTGGGAAGCTACAACAGCAGCTCTCCCACCACCAGCGCTTGGAACATTACTGGCAGTGGTCCGTGGTTGCTGGCCTTTATGCTGACTGTCATCATCCTCATGACAGTCTGTGGCAACATGTTACTCATTGCTTTGGTGTTCGCCCATCGCTCTTTGCGGTGCACCTCCAACTGCTTCTTGGTGTCTCTGTTCCTGTCTGACCTAATGGTGGCACTGGTGGTCATGCCCCCAGCCATGCTCAATGTGCTGTGTGGTGCCTGGGTGCTGTGGCCAGCCTTTTGCCCGGTCTGGCTATGCTTTGATGTCATGTGCTGTAGTGCATCCATTCTCAACCTCTGTGTGATCAGCCTGGACCGTTACCTCTTCATCATCTCACCACTGCGCTACAAGCAGAGGATGACTCCACCTCGGGCATTGCTCCTGGTTGGAGCTGCTTGGGGGTTGGCAGCACTGGCCTCTTTCCTGCCCATTGAGATGAATTGGCACAGCCTAGGTCTAGGGAGTGGACACTCATCGGTTCCTGGGGTCAGCAGTTCCAATATCAGCTCCTACTCTGACACACTGTACCCAGCATCCTACTTTCAGCTTTCACCATCTGGAGGTCTTTCCTTCCAGTGTCGCCTGCGGGTCACCCTGCCCTTTGCTCTAGTGGCATCTGTACTCACATTCTTTTTGCCCTCCAGCGCCATTTGCTTCACTTACTGTCGGATTCTTCTGGCAGCACATAGACAGGCGAAGAGGGTCGCAGCACTGAGCCACCCACCACACCCACATCCTTCTCTTGGGGAACCTTCCCGGCCTCCTTCAACTGGGGGTGCAGCAGGGCAAGCTCACCAGGACGGAGATGACTGCAGTCACCAGGAGCCTCCCGTTTCACAAAATGTACCG CCGTCAGTGAACAGTGAGCGTCGTCTGGCTCACAGGCAGGGTCGGAGGGCACTGAAGGCCAGTCTGACCCTAGGAGTCCTCTTGGGACTCTTCTTCAGTGCTTGGCTGCCCTTTTTCATCACCAACATGGCTCAG GCAGTGTGCGAGTGCGTCCCCCCTGCTCTCTTCGACGCCATCACCTGGCTGGGCTACTGCAACAGCACAATGAACCCCATCATTTACCCGTTGTTCATGAGAGACTTCAAGCAAGCTTTCGGAAAGCTGTTGCCCTGCTGTTCCTCACGGTCGCCCAGACGACCCTCACCGGcgctttccctctctctccgcAACTCAGGAGATCCGAACCTATCCAGCGACCCCACCTCCCCTCTGGCCTCCgaccccacccaccccccagCTACCGCCACTGATGCTGTCAACCTGTTGGATGCAGAGCATGCTGGGATCGAGTTGCCTCTGCTTCTGCCCAATCAGGTGGACACACTGGATTGA
- the micos10 gene encoding MICOS complex subunit MIC10, producing MFSMSEKELGKKWDRCLADGAIKFGTGLGLGIVFSVLFFKRHTWPISFGSGAGLGMAYANCQNDLKSHYFLHRGEKEQ from the exons ATGTTCAGCATGTCTGAGAAGGAACTGGGGAAAAAGTGGGACCGATGCCTGGCAGACGGTGCCATTAAATTCG gcactGGACTCGGGTTAGGAATcgttttttctgttctgttcttcAAAA GGCACACATGGCCGATTTCCTTCGGCTCAGGAGCAGGACTTGGCATGGCATATGCCAACTGTCAGAATGACCTGAAGTCACATTATTTTCTGCACAGAGGCGAAAAG GAACAATAG
- the sike1 gene encoding suppressor of IKBKE 1, whose amino-acid sequence MACTLEKVLGDARTLLERLKEHDTAAEGLIEQSGALSQRVQGMKEVGNALPDKHIEDASELQELTKYKPHVLLTQENTQIKELQRENKELWLSLEEHQYALELIMGRYRKQMLQLMMAKKELDTKPVLSLHEDHAKEVQSQVERICEMGQVMRRAVQVDDQHYCSVRERLAQLEIENKELRDLLTISKSSVKTAREETNQLTEAAAAAAAAAQEQSPQSESE is encoded by the exons ATGGCCTGCACTTTAGAAAAAGTGTTGGGCGATGCTCGGACTCTTCTCGAGAGGTTGAAAGAGCACGACACGGCCGCCGAGGGACTGATAGAGCAGTCCGGGGCCCTCAGCCAGAGAGTTCAGGGCATGAAAGAGGTTGGAAATGCCCTTCCAGACAAG CACATAGAAGATGCTTCAGAGCTTCAGGAGCTGACCAAATACAAGCCTCATGTCCTTCTGACTCAggaaaacactcaaataaagGAACTACAGCGggaaaataaag AACTATGGTTGTCTCTTGAAGAACACCAGTACGCTCTAGAGTTGATTATGGGTCGGTACCGCAAGCAGATGCTCCAGCTGATGATGGCGAAAAAAGAGCTCGACACCAAACCTGTGCTCAGCCTCCACGAGGACCACGCCAAA GAAGTGCAGAGCCAGGTGGAGCGGATATGTGAGATGGGCCAGGTGATGAGAAGAGCCGTGCAGGTGGATGATCAGCACTACTGCTCTGTTAGAGAGAGGCTCGCTCAACTGGAG ATTGAGAACAAGGAGCTGCGAGACCTCCTGACCATCAGCAAAAGCTCTGTGAAGACAGCAAGAGAGGAAACCAACCAGCtaacagaagcagcagcagcagcagcagcagcagcacaagaaCAGAGCCCTCAGTCAGAGTCGGAGTGA